The region AATACGAAGCAGAGATTATCGAACTTGAAGATTATATAGAAAAAGAGCAAGCAGAACTTATACAAGCTTCTAATGCTGGAGATAACAGTAAAGTAATTGAGCTTTCAAAAAATGTAACTACAAGTGAGAAAAAAGTTGAAGAGTTGTTTGAAAAGTTAGAAGAAAACCAACTAGAACTAGATGAGATAATGGAAGAGTATGATAAAAAGTTAGAAGAGTTATAAACTCTTCTTTTTTAACAACAAACTCTATTTTTACCTTGTTCTTTTGCTTGGTAAAGATTGTAATCAGCTTTTTGTATTAAGCTTGTGATATTTTCACCTTTTTCATATGAAGCAACACCAAAGCTTGCTGTAACTTTTTCTACCTCTTCAAAAAAATTATTGGCAATTTTATCTTTTATTTTATTTGCTAAAATACAACTTTTTTGTGTGTCATAATTTTCACATATTATGATAAACTCTTCTCCTCCCCATCTTCCAACGATATTTTCTTTTTCTACATTCGATTTAAGCAAGGTTGCTATAGTTGTAAGAACCTTATCTCCAATTATATGTCCATAAGTGTCATTGATACTTTTAAAATTATCTATATCTAAAAATATAATTGATAAATGTTGTAAATTATAACTATCTATCTTTTGAAAAGATTCAAAAAGTTTATTGTCTATATATCTTCTATTGTATATTGATGTAAGTTTATCTGTAGTGGCTAGTTTATTTAAGATAATATTATCGTTTTTTATCTCTTTATATTTGTTTTCTAATTCTATATATGATGTTTCTCTTTTAATTTTACTTATAACAGAAGATAGGGTATTTACTAGAATTTCATACTCTATTGGCTTTTGAATAAACTTATAAATACCTATATTTAATAATTCCAAAAGTTTATCTGATTCTGTATGTGCAGAGATAACCAAGATAAGTTGATTTGGATTTTTTTCTATTAAACATTTCGATAAGTCAATACCATTAAGTTTTGGCATACTTATATCTGTAATAACTAAATCATAGTACTTATTGTTCTCTTTTTTGAAGTTATTATATTTTTCTAAAGCAATTTCCCCATCACTGGCTTCATCAATATTAGGGAAAAAGTTATTAAACAATTTAAATAATTGAACTTGTACATCTTTATTATCTTCAACAAATAAGACATTAAGATTTTTACTAAAAATTAATAGATCTTTTATATTATTCAACATTTCTTTTCTCTTTTCTTTGTAAAACTGGTAATTCTATTGAAAAAACAGCACCATTGTCTTTATTTGTAACTTTTAGATTTCCATTACAGTGTTCATTAATAATTATTTTACTCATATATAGTCCTAGCCCTGTACCATCTTTTTTATTTTTAGTTGAAAAATAGGGGTCAAATATTTTTTCGATTATAGATTCTTTTATTCCACCACCATTATCTGCTATATTAATTACAACAGTTTTTTCATCTTTTTTATAAGTATTTATATAAATTTTTCTATCAAAGTCTTTTTTATCTATTAAGGCATCTTCAGCATTTTTTAGAAGGTTTAATATCACTTGTTGTAATTCACTAGGGTAGGTATAAAGATTATAGTTATTGTCTAAATTTTTTATTAATGATATTGATCTTGCATCTAAAGAGGTTTTAATTATAGATAATGATTTCTCAATTATATCATTTAGTTCAAATACAACTTTTTCTTTATCTGATTTAAAAAAGTTTCTGAAATCATCAATAGTAGAAGAAAGATATTGTGAATAATCTGTTATAAGTTTTAGCTCTGTGTCAAAATATTTTTTATCTATCTCATCTTCTATAATCATTTTTAATACAAGATTATTTGTTGTTGCTGATATGGCAGAAAGGGGTTGTCTCCATTGGTGTGCAATCATAGAGATCATTTCACCCATTTGTGCTAGTCTGCTTTGTTGTATTAGTTGTTGTGTATTTATCTCGTTTTTTTCTATCTCTTCTTTAACTTTTTTTTCTAGATTTGTATTTAAATCTTCAAGTTTTTGTTCTAGAAATTTTCTATTGGTAATATCTCTAATTACGCCATGAATAACTTTTCTTTCTTCAATCTCTATAGCTGTAAAAACTATTTCAGCCCAAAGGTTTTCATTTGAACCATTTGTAAAAACCCATTCAAAATTTACAACCCCATCTTTTAGGGATTTATTGATATATTCTTCTGCTCTTTGTTTTGAGCTTACTCCACAGGGTTGTTTTGGTGGAGATAATTCATCTATAGTTTTATTTAGAAGTTCATTTTCTTTGTATTGTAATATTCTTATGGCAGACTCATTGCAACTTGATAAAATCCCATTATTAAGTAAAATAACTCCATCTGCAGATTTATTATATATATTTTCAAAAAGCAGTTTTTGTTTTGCCAATTCTATTGTTTTATTTTCAATCTCTTCATTTGCTTGGGTTAATTCTTTATTTAATTTATCTAAAATATAGTGTCTATAAGCAACTATAGATATTAATAAAAATAAAATAGTTACAGTTTCCCAAAAATATTTAAAATCAAAAATAGTTCCAAAAGAGATAGTTGTCCATTTATCTGAAATCTCTTTGTATTGATTCTCTGTAATTAGATTTAATGATTTATTTAATATATTTAATAATCTTGTATTATCTTTATTTACAGCCATATTTACACTATATGACATATTTGTATATCTTGAGATATAAAGATTTTTCATAGCATACTTAGATATATAGTATGAAGCAATAGGAAGTGGCTCTAAAGCAAAATAAGCTTGCCCAGAACTTACTGCTTCTAATGCTTTTCTATGGGAACTTGCATATATCACTTTTATATCTGGGTTAAGGGATTTAATAAAAGGTATTAGTTCTGAGTTTTGTTTTAAAGCAATTGTTTTATCTAAAATATTGTTTAAACTTGAAACTACAGGTTTATTGTTTTGGGTAATAATTGCTAATTTATAGTTAAGAAAAGTTTTTGTTGTATTTGCAAAATCTATAAGATCACTGCTATTTGTAACTGTAGAGATAAAGTCACATTTTCCTGATTTTAAATATTGTTTAGCATCATACCAAGATAGAGTATCTATATGATCTAGTCTCATATTAGTTAAATCTTTTATTTTCTCAAGAATATCTATAACAATACCTTTATAATCATCATTTTCTTTAAACTCTATAGGTTTTATATCATCCCTTGTACACACTCTAAAAACTTTTCTATTAGCTATATAATTAAGTTCATCTTTGTTGAAAAAGTTTTTTGCTATTGGTGTTATATCTTTTGTTCCGAACCATTTTCTTTTTAGATTCAATAATTCAGTATCTGTAACACTTTTTTGTGCTTTCTCTAGTATCTCTTTTAATATTTTGTTTTTTTTAGCAACACCTATACGTATTAAACTAACCATTCTATTATCATCAACATAATTTGTAGGAATTATTCCAGAAATATTGTTTTGGGCAATTATGTAATCAATTACATTTTTCTTTCCAATTGTAGCATCAGCTTTTCCAAGAGATAACTCTTTTAAAGCTTCTAATGAGTCTTTTACTAAAATTTGTTTTATCTCTGGATAATATTTTTCAATGGCTTTTTGAGCAAAAAATCCTTTTGGCATAATAATAGTTTTATTTTTTAGTTTTTCAAGGGAATCAATATTTTCATGGCCTTCTTTTACATATATTGCATTTACAGCGGTATGGAATATTGAGGTAAATTCAATTGTTTTTGATCTTTCACTGTTTTTTGAGATATTAATCATAGCATCAATATCACCAGTTTGTAGCATATTCATAAATTGATCCCATGAAGGACCTGAAATATACTCAACATCTATATTAAGTTTTTTTGCTAAAAGATTCATATAATCTATAGAAAAACCTTTTGCTACACCATTTTCATTATAATTAAAAGGGGGCCAGTTTAATTCATTGTGTAGTTTCAAAGGAGTTTTATTATCTAAAAAATCTTTTTCTTCTTGAGTAAGATTTAAATTTGTATGGGAAAATAAATTTGTAGTTAATATTATGATTAGTAAAAAGCTTAGATTGATTAGTTTCATAATACTCTCATTATTAGTTTTTTAGAATTTTATCTAAAGAGTGTCTCACAATTGTCTCAAAATATATTAATCGTTTTTAAAGTTTAGTTTATATCCATGACCATAGATTGATTCAAATAGTTCATAACCTAGTTTTGTTTTTAATCTTGACATTAGGTTTCGAACTCTTTTACTATTTGAAGTCAAATCATCAAAAACATAAGATTCAATTTCTTCATAAGTTTTAAGTGAACCTTTTGAATTGGAAAAAAGTTTAAAAAGTTTTATTTCTGATTTTGTTAATTTTATTATCTCTTCATTTTTAAAAAGAGCATTCTCTTCATCATTCCAAACAAAACCATTTTCTAAGGGTAAGACATGTTCATTTAAACTTGATAAATCCTCTTTTTCAATCAAATTCATCAAAGAATTTGAAATCTGCTCTGCATTGTAAGGTTTTAAAACATACCCTACAATACCAGCATCAATAGTTTTTAAAAAATAATCTGTTCTACTGTGAGCTGAAAATATAAGTATTGGAATTTTTTTATCTATTTCTCTAATTTTGTTAATCATTGAAATACCATCAATCTCAGGCATCTCTATATCTGTAATAATTAAATCCAATGAAGAAGATTCATATTTGTTTTTTTCTTTAAATATAGACAAACCTTCGTTTCCATTGACTCCAACAAGAATATTATCAAAAAAAAGATTTAGCATTTTTAGAGTTTGTTCTCTAACATCAATATTATCTTCTAGATATAATACATTTAATTTTTTTGTAATATTGATAATCTTCTTTAATTTTTCTTGATTCATTTTAACCTTCGAGTTATATTAAGCTTAATTAATTATGTTAGGAAACTAACTTCATATAATATTAAAAAAAAGATTTAAAGTAAGTTAACTTAGGCGAATAATCGCCTAAATTATTATTTTGTGGTAGAAAGTAACAACTATTTGGCAGTTAGATCTCTGTTTTTATATGCTAATGCAATTGTAACAAATACAGTTGCTGTCACATAATAAACCCACATTGGAATTGGAACAGGGTCACCTGTTGCATATGAGTGCATTCCTGATAGGTAGAAGTTAACTCCAAAATATGTCATTAATATTGTTGCAAAAGCTAAAAGTGATGCAACTGAAAATGTAAATTGATTATTAAACACTTTTACAAATCTTAAGTGTACAACTAAAGCATATACTACAATTGAAACATAAGCCCAAGTCTCTTTAGGATCCCATCCCCAATATCTACCCCAAGATTCATTTGCCCAAACACCACCTAAGAAGTTACCAATAGTAATTGCACTTAAACCAATAATTAAAGCAATTTCATTTATAGCTGTAATATATTTTATATTTTCATCTAAGTGTGGTCTTCCTTTTCTAAATATAAACATTATAAGTGACATAAATCCAAGAATTGCTCCAAGTCCAAAGAAACCATAAGAAGCTGTTAATACTGAAACGTGGATTGTAAGCCAATAAGATTTAAGTACAGGTACTAAGTTTGTAATTTGAGGGTCAATACTTGTTAAGTGTGCTGTAAACATAAAAATACCTGCAACAATAACTCCTGCACTTAATGCAAGTAATGATTTTCTAAAGAAAATAACAGCTGCAAACACTGCTGACCATGAGATATATAACAATGACTCATAAGTATCAGACCAAGGTGCATGTCCAGAAATAATCCATCTGAATCCCATACCAAAAGTATGAAGTGCAAAAAGAAGTGCTAATATAATAAAAAATACAAATGTTGTTTTTTTAGGTTTGATTTTAGGATTAAATACAACAATAAATGCAACAATCAACATAATTAAACCAAGAATCATATATGCAACTGTTAGTTTAGGAAATATTGATAGTTTGTTAAACATAATCTCATTGTCTATTTGAGATTGAGGAGGCATAATATCAGAACCAACTTTTGTTTGATATTGAATAATCATATCAATAAATTTATTTGATAACTCCCAGTTTTCACTGATAACTGAGTTTATAAATCCTCTAATTAATGATTCAATAGCTATTTGATTATCACCTGTAAATGTATTCATAGCTTCTAAAGGATTATACCATCTGTTATTATCATTACCATTTTGTTGAGGGAACATTCTAAATAGATTACCATTATAAACCAAATATGAGATATTTAATTTCTCATCAAGTTTAATAATCTCTCTTTCAAAAGTTCCTCTTTCATTTGGTTTTGCCATTGAGGCAGTTTGTGCTTCTTGCGTAAGGATATATTTTCCATCTTTGTCAAAAACTTCACCAAATGCTAAGTATTTTCTAGATTGCTCAATCCCTAAAACTTTTTTTAGTTTTGGAGTTTTGATTTTAAGCATTTTAACATTTCTCCAAACTTCAGGACGTGTTAGCATACCTAATACAATCTGATCCGCATTCATACCAAACATTGAGCTTTTTCCAGTTAATTTACTTACAATCTCATGGTTTAGTGTGTTTAATGGTTTCATTCTTCCACCATTACTTTGTACTACAATTTTAGAAAATTTCTCAGCAGTCTCTTTTGAAGTAGTTTGGAAATTTTCTAAATAAGCTGTCATATCATTTTTAGTTTTTTCAAAATCTAAGCCATGGTTGTTTTGCTCTTCGGCATATAAAGAGTTTGGTGAAAAAGATAATGCTAATACTGTAATAATTGCAGCAGCGGAATTTCTAGTACTTACATATTTTGTCATTTTCCAGAATCTTGATTTTTTATCAAATAGATTCCAAATTAATCCTAATGTTAATAAAAAGTATCCTAAATATGTCGGCCATTTACCTGGGTCATTGTTTACAGACAATATTGTTCCTTTTTCATCTTGGTCATAAGAACTTTGGAAAAATAAGAAGTTTCCTTCATGTAAAGTTCTATTCATAAAAATTCTATAATCATATTTTTTGCCATCTTTTTTTATTACAGTTACTTCAGAAGCATAAGATGATGGAGCCATACTTCCAGGATATCTATCTAGTTGAAAATCATTAAGTGCAATAGAAAAAGGTAATTCAAGTATTTTTGAACCATATTCTAACGTTACAACTGTATCTCCAAAGTCTTCAATTTTTGGAATTCCTGTTTGACCTCTTTTACCTGGTAGTCTTACAGTTTTTGTTTGACCATTAAGAGTTAAGTCTACTGTTAAGATACCCATTTCAGCTTTACCTTTTTTACTTACTAGGTAATTTACATATTTTACATTTAATGTTTTATCATTAAATTTAA is a window of Halarcobacter sp. DNA encoding:
- a CDS encoding diguanylate cyclase, with amino-acid sequence MLNNIKDLLIFSKNLNVLFVEDNKDVQVQLFKLFNNFFPNIDEASDGEIALEKYNNFKKENNKYYDLVITDISMPKLNGIDLSKCLIEKNPNQLILVISAHTESDKLLELLNIGIYKFIQKPIEYEILVNTLSSVISKIKRETSYIELENKYKEIKNDNIILNKLATTDKLTSIYNRRYIDNKLFESFQKIDSYNLQHLSIIFLDIDNFKSINDTYGHIIGDKVLTTIATLLKSNVEKENIVGRWGGEEFIIICENYDTQKSCILANKIKDKIANNFFEEVEKVTASFGVASYEKGENITSLIQKADYNLYQAKEQGKNRVCC
- a CDS encoding transporter substrate-binding domain-containing protein: MKLINLSFLLIIILTTNLFSHTNLNLTQEEKDFLDNKTPLKLHNELNWPPFNYNENGVAKGFSIDYMNLLAKKLNIDVEYISGPSWDQFMNMLQTGDIDAMINISKNSERSKTIEFTSIFHTAVNAIYVKEGHENIDSLEKLKNKTIIMPKGFFAQKAIEKYYPEIKQILVKDSLEALKELSLGKADATIGKKNVIDYIIAQNNISGIIPTNYVDDNRMVSLIRIGVAKKNKILKEILEKAQKSVTDTELLNLKRKWFGTKDITPIAKNFFNKDELNYIANRKVFRVCTRDDIKPIEFKENDDYKGIVIDILEKIKDLTNMRLDHIDTLSWYDAKQYLKSGKCDFISTVTNSSDLIDFANTTKTFLNYKLAIITQNNKPVVSSLNNILDKTIALKQNSELIPFIKSLNPDIKVIYASSHRKALEAVSSGQAYFALEPLPIASYYISKYAMKNLYISRYTNMSYSVNMAVNKDNTRLLNILNKSLNLITENQYKEISDKWTTISFGTIFDFKYFWETVTILFLLISIVAYRHYILDKLNKELTQANEEIENKTIELAKQKLLFENIYNKSADGVILLNNGILSSCNESAIRILQYKENELLNKTIDELSPPKQPCGVSSKQRAEEYINKSLKDGVVNFEWVFTNGSNENLWAEIVFTAIEIEERKVIHGVIRDITNRKFLEQKLEDLNTNLEKKVKEEIEKNEINTQQLIQQSRLAQMGEMISMIAHQWRQPLSAISATTNNLVLKMIIEDEIDKKYFDTELKLITDYSQYLSSTIDDFRNFFKSDKEKVVFELNDIIEKSLSIIKTSLDARSISLIKNLDNNYNLYTYPSELQQVILNLLKNAEDALIDKKDFDRKIYINTYKKDEKTVVINIADNGGGIKESIIEKIFDPYFSTKNKKDGTGLGLYMSKIIINEHCNGNLKVTNKDNGAVFSIELPVLQRKEKRNVE
- a CDS encoding response regulator transcription factor, producing the protein MNQEKLKKIINITKKLNVLYLEDNIDVREQTLKMLNLFFDNILVGVNGNEGLSIFKEKNKYESSSLDLIITDIEMPEIDGISMINKIREIDKKIPILIFSAHSRTDYFLKTIDAGIVGYVLKPYNAEQISNSLMNLIEKEDLSSLNEHVLPLENGFVWNDEENALFKNEEIIKLTKSEIKLFKLFSNSKGSLKTYEEIESYVFDDLTSNSKRVRNLMSRLKTKLGYELFESIYGHGYKLNFKND
- the ccsA gene encoding cytochrome c biogenesis protein CcsA, with product MKKLWQLLFSFKLTISLFAILALGAGIATFIENDFGTSTARVLVYNNIWYEAALVLTTINLIGIIIKFKMWKNPGRFIFHLSFVVILLGAGATRYIGYEGIIHIREGAVENRMISLEPYLQIKIKQENGSFYKEYQKEFAAAALRKGMEGETSTGIVELLSEYQNRFEHDIKFNDKTLNVKYVNYLVSKKGKAEMGILTVDLTLNGQTKTVRLPGKRGQTGIPKIEDFGDTVVTLEYGSKILELPFSIALNDFQLDRYPGSMAPSSYASEVTVIKKDGKKYDYRIFMNRTLHEGNFLFFQSSYDQDEKGTILSVNNDPGKWPTYLGYFLLTLGLIWNLFDKKSRFWKMTKYVSTRNSAAAIITVLALSFSPNSLYAEEQNNHGLDFEKTKNDMTAYLENFQTTSKETAEKFSKIVVQSNGGRMKPLNTLNHEIVSKLTGKSSMFGMNADQIVLGMLTRPEVWRNVKMLKIKTPKLKKVLGIEQSRKYLAFGEVFDKDGKYILTQEAQTASMAKPNERGTFEREIIKLDEKLNISYLVYNGNLFRMFPQQNGNDNNRWYNPLEAMNTFTGDNQIAIESLIRGFINSVISENWELSNKFIDMIIQYQTKVGSDIMPPQSQIDNEIMFNKLSIFPKLTVAYMILGLIMLIVAFIVVFNPKIKPKKTTFVFFIILALLFALHTFGMGFRWIISGHAPWSDTYESLLYISWSAVFAAVIFFRKSLLALSAGVIVAGIFMFTAHLTSIDPQITNLVPVLKSYWLTIHVSVLTASYGFFGLGAILGFMSLIMFIFRKGRPHLDENIKYITAINEIALIIGLSAITIGNFLGGVWANESWGRYWGWDPKETWAYVSIVVYALVVHLRFVKVFNNQFTFSVASLLAFATILMTYFGVNFYLSGMHSYATGDPVPIPMWVYYVTATVFVTIALAYKNRDLTAK